Proteins encoded within one genomic window of Apis mellifera strain DH4 linkage group LG1, Amel_HAv3.1, whole genome shotgun sequence:
- the LOC408614 gene encoding uncharacterized protein LOC408614 isoform X1, which yields MYWILFFSVAVAVQASVYLPPPLKEEQLLTDTLLRELINQMGNELIDTADSYLEYQDKPKEIPLELPTDYDSMDTLNPNPSIRDQEYLQHSSLWSHQHITNNDKVNDRQRIKPGSVKNIKNEKENALPAYCTPPNPCPVGYTSKNNCIVNFENTAAFSRDYQSAQDCMCDTEHMLDCSVDSTNSNNLPNMHISNSNFNQIVDQFQVEENPFFRGEKLPIAAKKGLNVY from the exons ATGTATTggattttgtttttctctgTGGCTGTTGCTGTTCAAGCATCAGTGTATTTGCCTCCACCTCTTAAg gaAGAACAACTATTGACCGACACTCTTCTCCGAgaattaatcaatcaaatgGGAAATGAACTTATCGATACAGCAGATTCCTATCTGGAATATCAAGACAAACCGAAAGAAATTCCTCTCGAACTACCTACCGATTATGATAGTATGGACACTTTGAATCCTAATCCCAGTATTCGCGATCAAGAATATTTACAACATAGCTCATTGTGGAGTCATCAACATATTACTAATAACGACAAAGTGAATGATAGACAAAGAATTAAACCTGGAAGcgtgaaaaatatcaagaatgaaaaagagaatgCTTTACCTGCATATTGTACACCACCGAATCCTTGTCCAGTTGGATATACCA gTAAAAACAATTGTATCGTAAACTTCGAAAATACAGCAGCATTCAGTCGAGATTACCAAAGTGCACAAGATTGTATGTGCGATACGGAACATATGCTGGATTGTTCAGTTGATTCTACAAACAGCAACAATCTTCCAAATATGCATATTTCAAACTCCAATTTCAACCAAATCGTGGATCAATTTCAAgtt
- the LOC408614 gene encoding uncharacterized protein LOC408614 isoform X2: protein MYWILFFSVAVAVQASVYLPPPLKEEQLLTDTLLRELINQMGNELIDTADSYLEYQDKPKEIPLELPTDYDSMDTLNPNPSIRDQEYLQHSSLWSHQHITNNDKVNDRQRIKPGSVKNIKNEKENALPAYCTPPNPCPVGYTSKNNCIVNFENTAAFSRDYQSAQDCMCDTEHMLDCSVDSTNSNNLPNMHISNSNFNQIVDQFQEENPFFRGEKLPIAAKKGLNVY from the exons ATGTATTggattttgtttttctctgTGGCTGTTGCTGTTCAAGCATCAGTGTATTTGCCTCCACCTCTTAAg gaAGAACAACTATTGACCGACACTCTTCTCCGAgaattaatcaatcaaatgGGAAATGAACTTATCGATACAGCAGATTCCTATCTGGAATATCAAGACAAACCGAAAGAAATTCCTCTCGAACTACCTACCGATTATGATAGTATGGACACTTTGAATCCTAATCCCAGTATTCGCGATCAAGAATATTTACAACATAGCTCATTGTGGAGTCATCAACATATTACTAATAACGACAAAGTGAATGATAGACAAAGAATTAAACCTGGAAGcgtgaaaaatatcaagaatgaaaaagagaatgCTTTACCTGCATATTGTACACCACCGAATCCTTGTCCAGTTGGATATACCA gTAAAAACAATTGTATCGTAAACTTCGAAAATACAGCAGCATTCAGTCGAGATTACCAAAGTGCACAAGATTGTATGTGCGATACGGAACATATGCTGGATTGTTCAGTTGATTCTACAAACAGCAACAATCTTCCAAATATGCATATTTCAAACTCCAATTTCAACCAAATCGTGGATCAATTTCAA